The proteins below come from a single Malus sylvestris chromosome 3, drMalSylv7.2, whole genome shotgun sequence genomic window:
- the LOC126615686 gene encoding probable bifunctional methylthioribulose-1-phosphate dehydratase/enolase-phosphatase E1 1: MAVNGLKLGTTSQSYLEGKAVSDTKVLISDLCRQFYNLGWVSGTGGSITIKVHDDSVPKPEQLVVMSPSGVQKERMVPEDMYVLSPNGSVLCSPSPKPYPHKPPKCSDCGPLFMKAYDMRNAGAVIHSHGMESCLVTMINPLAKEFRITHMEMIKGIKGHGYYDELVVPIIENTAYEYELTESLAKAIEAYPKTTAVLVRNHGIYVWGDSWINAKTQAECYHYLFEAAIKLHQLGLDPTTPNHGPIQQNVKGVLGSGIHRNISVKAATTASDNTSEPSQCCIVLDIEGTTTPISFVTDVLFPYARDNVGRHLSATYDTEETQDDIKLLRFQVQEDLEKGVAGAVPIPPDDAGKEEVVAALVANVDAMIKADRKITALKQLQGHIWRTGYEKKELKGVVFDDVPEALKKWHDSGIKVYIYSSGSRLAQRLIFGNSNYGDLREYLSGFFDTTVGNKRESSSYAEIVQSVGVDKPSEVLFVTDVFQEAIAAKAAGLEVIVSIRPGNGALPENHGFKTITSFLEI; encoded by the exons ATGGCAGTGAACGGACTGAAACTCGGTACGACGTCGCAGTCCTACTTAGAAGGCAAAGCAGTGAGCGACACCAAGGTTCTCATATCCGATCTCTGCCGCCAATTCTACAATCTCGGATGGGTCTCAGGAACGGGTGGCAGCATCACAATCAAAGTTCACGATGACTCTGTTCCGAAGCCTGAGCAGCTTGTAGTCATGTCTCCGTctg GCGTTCAGAAGGAGAGAATGGTACCCGAGGACATGTATGTGTTATCTCCTAATGGGTCTGTCTTGTGTTCTCCATCTCCGAAGCCGTACCCGCATAAGCCTCCCAAGTGTTCTGATTGTGGTCCACTTTTTATGAAG GCATATGATATGCGTAATGCAGGAGCTGTTATTCATAGTCATGGGATGGAATCTTGTCTTGTAACAATGATCAATCCATTAGCAAAAGAATTTCGA ATCACTCATATGGAGATGATTAAAGGAATCAAAGGGCACGGTTATTATGATGAGCTTGTGGTCCCTATAATAGAGAACACTGCCTATGAATATGAGCTCACAGAGTCTCTTGCCAAAGCT ATTGAAGCCTACCCAAAAACAACAGCTGTGCTTGTTCGTAACCATGGGATCTATGTCTGGGGTGACTCGTGGATCAATGCTAAGACTCAG gcTGAATGTTATCACTATCTCTTTGAAGCTGCTATCAAACTTCATCAGTTGGgtttggacccaactactccaaacCATGGCCCTATACAACAAAATGTCAAAGGAGTTTTAGGAAGTGGTATTCACAGAAATATATCTGTGAAGGCAGCGACTACAGCTTCAGATAATACATCTGAGCCGTCACAa TGTtgcattgttcttgacattgaGGGAACTACTACTCCCATATCATTTGTGACTGATGTTCTCTTTCCATATGCCCGCGATAATGTTGGAAGGCACTTGTCTGCAACATATGACACTGAAGAAACTCAAGATGACATAAAGTTGTTGCGCTTCCAG GTTCAAGAAGACCTGGAAAAAGGTGTTGCTGGTGCTGTTCCCATCCCCCCTGATGATGCAGGGAAAGAGGAGGTTGTTGCAGCTTTGGTTGCTAATGTTGACGCAATGATAAAAGCTGATCGGAAGATCACTGCCTTGAAACAGTTGCAA GGTCATATCTGGAGAACTGGATATGAAAAGAAAGAATTGAAGGGAGTAGTTTTTGATGATGTACCAGAAGCTCTTAAGAAGTGGCATGATTCAGGCATAAAG GTCTACATATACTCTAGTGGTAGCAGGTTGGCACAGAGACTTATATTTGGTAACTCAAATTATGGGGACCTAAGAGAATATTTGTCTGGATTTTTTGACACCACAGTGGG aaacaaaagagaaagtAGCAGTTATGCTGAAATTGTACAATCAGTTGGAGTTGATAAACCATCGGAGGTTTTATTTGTGACAGATGTCTTTCAAGAAGCTATAGCTGCAAAGGCGGCAG GATTGGAAGTTATTGTATCGATCCGACCAGGGAATGGAGCTCTACCAGAGAATCATGGTTTCAAAACAATCACTTCTTTCTTGGAAATCTGA